One window of Brachionichthys hirsutus isolate HB-005 chromosome 21, CSIRO-AGI_Bhir_v1, whole genome shotgun sequence genomic DNA carries:
- the LOC137910263 gene encoding zinc finger protein 1 homolog — protein sequence MSSFEFLGNVVKKRVTAPEEDIFGKLEKNAIKDEEEFYCQQGLLDRSLRPELKLHRIDRPQRHVCKEEEEEEEEVPADQQLWNQEVKSSMKQEDPELPHLKEELEELLTSQEGEQLVLKEETNVVMLTPAHEKNDRSEDQTLYMKNENGAAETESVVNMPIIISVVGAADIDLLISNSYHVSVSHDEGGETSRKDVEIEPQFQSQGRNNASKKPYVCTLCNKGYTTRKSRKVHMRIHTGEKPFDCKTCGKQFIQKSDLKKHMRIHTGEGEKPYECKTCGKQFIQKSDLNVHMRIHTGEKPFDCKTCGKQFIKKSNLNVHMRIHTGEKPFDCKTCGKQFIKKSDLNVHMRIHTGEKPFDCKTCGKQFIQKSNLNVHMRIHTGEKPYECKTCGKHFREKSHFIRHMRIHTGEKPYECKTCGKDLKENSNMKVHMRIHNDG from the exons atgtcttcatttgagttcttgggaaatgtagttaaaaagcgAGTAACAGCTCCGGAGGAGGATATCTTTGGAAAGCTTGAAAAAAATGCCATCAAGGACGAAGAAGAGTTCTATTGTCAACAAGGACTGCTGGATCGGAGCCTGAGACCCGAATTGAAGCTACACAGGATAG atcgcccacagcgtcatgtctgtaaggaggaggaagaagaggaggaggaggtccctgctgaccagcagctctggaaccaggaggtgaagtccagcatgaagcaagaggacccagagcttcctcacctgaaagaggaactggaggaactcctcaccagtcaggagggagagcagcttgtgctgaaggaggagactaatgtcgtcatgttgactccaGCTCATGAGAAAAATGACCGGAgtgaagatcagactctgtacatgaaaaatgaaaatggtgcagcagagacagagtctgtcgtcaacatgccgattataatctctgtggttggagcagcagacattgacctgctgatctctaacagctatcacgtatctgtcagccatgatgagggaggtgaaacgagcagaaaagatgttgagattgagccccagtttcaatcccagggaagaaataacgcaagtaagaagccatatgtttgtacattatgtaacaaGGGTTACACAACACGCAAGAGCcggaaagtccacatgagaatccacactggtgagaagccctttgactgtaaaacatgtgggaaacaattcatacaaaaatctgatttgaaaaaacacatgagaatccacactggtgagggtgagaagccctatgaatgtaaaacatgtgggaaacaattcatacaaaaatctgatttgaacgtccacatgagaatccacactggtgagaagccctttgactgtaaaacatgtggtaaacaattcataaaaaaatctaatttgaatgtccacatgagaatccacactggtgagaagccctttgactgtaaaacatgtggaaaacaattcataaaaaaatctgatttgaatgtccacatgagaatccacactggtgagaagccctttgactgtaaaacatgtggaaaacaattcatacaaaaatctaatttgaatgtccacatgaggatccacactggtgagaagccctatgaatgtaagacatgtgggaaacatttcagagagaaaagtcactttattaggcacatgagaatccacactggtgagaagccgtatgaatgtaaaacatgtggcaaagatttgaaagaaaacagcaacatgaaagtccacatgagaatccacaacGATGGTTAA